From Pararhodobacter zhoushanensis, the proteins below share one genomic window:
- a CDS encoding polyprenyl synthetase family protein, producing MSFPQDLASAALAVNARLAQALNALPDSRVRAAMAHAIHGGKGLRGFLALESAGLHGVPPVAALNAAAAIEAMHAYSLVHDDLPAMDDDDLRRGRPTVHIAFDEATAILAGDALQSLAFRLCAETGSAPLTAALAQAAGAAGMVLGQALDIEAESAAAPLTLEQIIHLQQGKTGALFAWSCTVGPLLAGADPGPLSAYARALGLAFQIADDILDCEGDAATAGKRLQKDAEAGKATFVSLLGLEPARARAAGLISQACDALAPYGARADSLRDAARFVISRDK from the coding sequence ATGAGCTTTCCGCAGGATCTGGCCAGCGCCGCGCTGGCCGTGAACGCCCGGCTGGCGCAGGCGCTGAACGCGCTGCCCGACAGCCGGGTGCGGGCCGCGATGGCCCATGCGATCCACGGCGGCAAGGGTCTGCGCGGGTTTCTGGCGCTGGAAAGCGCCGGGCTGCATGGCGTGCCGCCTGTCGCCGCGCTGAACGCGGCGGCGGCGATCGAGGCGATGCACGCCTATTCGCTGGTGCATGACGATCTGCCCGCGATGGATGACGACGACCTGCGCCGGGGCCGCCCCACCGTGCACATCGCCTTTGACGAGGCGACCGCGATTCTGGCCGGCGACGCGCTGCAATCGCTGGCGTTTCGGCTCTGTGCCGAGACCGGCAGCGCGCCCCTGACCGCAGCACTGGCGCAGGCAGCGGGCGCGGCGGGGATGGTGCTGGGTCAGGCGCTGGATATCGAGGCCGAATCGGCCGCCGCCCCGCTGACGCTGGAGCAGATCATCCACCTGCAGCAGGGCAAGACCGGCGCGCTGTTTGCGTGGTCCTGCACCGTGGGGCCGCTGCTGGCCGGGGCCGATCCGGGGCCGCTGAGTGCCTATGCGCGGGCGCTGGGGCTGGCGTTTCAGATCGCCGATGACATTCTGGACTGCGAAGGCGATGCCGCAACAGCCGGAAAACGGCTGCAAAAGGATGCAGAGGCGGGCAAGGCGACCTTTGTGTCGCTGCTGGGACTTGAACCGGCGCGCGCCCGTGCCGCAGGTTTGATTTCACAGGCCTGTGACGCTCTGGCACCTTACGGTGCGCGGGCCGATTCCTTGCGAGACGCGGCGCGTTTCGTTATCAGCCGCGACAAGTAA
- the dxs gene encoding 1-deoxy-D-xylulose-5-phosphate synthase — protein MNTRPETPLLDRVHSPADLKRLTDPQLKQVADELRAETISAVSETGGHLGAGLGVVELTVALHAIFDTPRDRLIWDVSHQSYPHKILTGRRDRIRTLRMKDGLSGFTKRSESPYDPFGAAHSSTSISAALGFKVAQDLGGAPDPALGDAIAVIGDGSMSAGMAFEAMNNAGHLGKRLFVILNDNEMSIAPPTGALSSYLSRLYTERPLQDLKAAAKGALSLLPPPFQEGAKRAKDMLKHMTVGGTMFEELGFKYVGPVDGHDMDTLLAVLRTVHDRATGPTLIHVLTKKGKGYRPAEQAMDKGHATAKFDVLTGKQQKAPSNAPSYTKVFAQSLIQLAEGDDKIVAVTAAMPDGTGLNLFAERFPTRCFDVGIAEQHGVTFCAALAAGGMKPFCTMYSTFLQRGYDQVVHDVALQGLPVRFAIDRAGLVGADGATHAGSFDVAYLANLPGMVVMAAADEAELVHMVATAAAHDAGPIAFRFPRGEGVGVEMPERGTPLEIGKGRIIREGKRVAILSFGTRLAEVMKAAEALDARGISPTVADARFAKPLDRDLILRLAADHEALITIEEGAVGGFGSHVAQLLAEEGVFDTGLRFRSMVLPDVFIDQASPDQMYQAAGLTAADIEAKVLDALGVARIGAKRA, from the coding sequence ATGAATACCCGTCCCGAAACACCGCTCCTTGACCGCGTGCACAGCCCTGCCGACCTCAAGCGGCTGACCGATCCACAGCTGAAACAGGTCGCCGATGAGTTGCGCGCCGAGACGATCAGCGCCGTGTCGGAAACCGGCGGGCATCTGGGCGCGGGTCTGGGCGTGGTCGAACTGACCGTGGCGCTGCATGCGATCTTCGACACGCCGCGCGACCGGCTGATCTGGGACGTTTCGCACCAATCCTATCCGCACAAGATCCTCACCGGGCGGCGCGACCGTATCCGCACGCTGCGCATGAAGGACGGGCTGTCGGGCTTTACCAAGCGCTCGGAAAGCCCCTATGACCCCTTCGGTGCCGCGCATAGCTCGACCTCGATCAGCGCCGCGCTGGGCTTCAAGGTCGCGCAGGATCTGGGCGGCGCGCCGGACCCGGCGCTGGGCGACGCCATCGCGGTGATCGGCGATGGCAGCATGTCGGCGGGCATGGCGTTCGAGGCGATGAACAACGCAGGCCATCTGGGCAAGCGGCTGTTCGTCATCCTGAATGACAACGAGATGTCCATCGCGCCGCCCACCGGCGCGCTGTCCTCCTATCTGTCGCGGCTCTATACCGAGCGCCCGCTGCAAGACCTCAAGGCCGCCGCCAAGGGTGCCTTGTCCCTGCTGCCGCCCCCCTTCCAGGAAGGGGCCAAGCGCGCCAAGGACATGCTCAAGCACATGACCGTCGGCGGCACGATGTTCGAGGAACTGGGCTTCAAATACGTCGGCCCGGTTGACGGGCACGACATGGACACGCTGCTGGCTGTCCTGCGCACCGTGCATGACCGCGCCACCGGGCCGACGCTGATCCATGTGCTGACCAAGAAGGGCAAAGGCTATCGCCCCGCCGAGCAGGCAATGGACAAGGGCCACGCCACGGCGAAATTCGACGTGCTGACCGGCAAGCAGCAAAAAGCTCCGTCCAACGCGCCCAGCTACACCAAGGTCTTCGCGCAATCGCTGATCCAGCTGGCCGAGGGTGACGACAAGATCGTCGCCGTCACCGCCGCGATGCCCGATGGCACCGGCCTGAACCTGTTCGCCGAGCGGTTCCCGACCCGGTGTTTCGACGTCGGCATCGCCGAGCAGCACGGCGTCACCTTCTGCGCCGCGCTGGCGGCGGGCGGGATGAAACCGTTCTGCACGATGTATTCGACGTTCCTGCAGCGCGGCTATGATCAGGTCGTGCATGACGTGGCGCTGCAGGGTCTGCCCGTCCGCTTCGCCATCGACCGCGCCGGTCTGGTCGGCGCCGATGGCGCGACGCATGCGGGCAGCTTTGACGTGGCTTACCTCGCCAACCTGCCCGGCATGGTGGTGATGGCCGCCGCCGATGAGGCCGAGCTGGTGCATATGGTCGCCACCGCCGCCGCGCATGACGCGGGCCCCATCGCGTTCCGCTTTCCGCGGGGCGAAGGCGTCGGGGTGGAAATGCCCGAACGCGGCACACCGCTGGAAATCGGCAAGGGCCGGATTATCCGTGAGGGCAAGCGCGTGGCGATCCTGTCCTTCGGCACCCGTCTGGCCGAGGTGATGAAAGCGGCCGAGGCGCTGGACGCACGCGGCATCTCGCCCACCGTCGCCGACGCCCGCTTCGCCAAACCGCTGGACCGCGACCTGATTCTGCGGCTCGCGGCAGACCATGAAGCGCTGATCACCATTGAAGAGGGCGCGGTCGGCGGCTTTGGCTCCCATGTCGCGCAGCTGCTGGCGGAAGAGGGCGTGTTCGACACCGGGCTCAGGTTCCGCTCGATGGTGCTGCCGGATGTGTTCATCGACCAAGCCTCGCCGGATCAGATGTATCAGGCGGCTGGGCTGACGGCGGCGGATATCGAAGCGAAAGTGCTCGACGCGCTGGGCGTCGCGCGGATCGGGGCCAAGCGGGCCTGA
- a CDS encoding outer membrane protein has protein sequence MTKILKLSLGSAASVVALVVASGAALASGPVVYVEPEVMVAPMPAPSYSWDGFYGGLSISALSGQINENTGGGLFPDLESDSAFGGFVGYNWQRGNMVFGAELAYTSFNTPYVGFPNSLQENALELRARAGYAFDRVMVYGFVGAARSTLTDVGVEVRQTGVSYGLGMQALVTQSMFVGVELARRDVSGDALGFTAGSDIDTVSLRAGFQF, from the coding sequence ATGACAAAAATTCTCAAACTCTCCCTCGGCTCGGCGGCTTCGGTCGTTGCGCTGGTCGTCGCTTCGGGGGCCGCACTGGCCTCGGGTCCGGTTGTTTACGTCGAGCCGGAGGTGATGGTCGCGCCGATGCCGGCGCCCTCGTACTCGTGGGACGGCTTTTACGGCGGTCTGAGCATTTCGGCGCTGAGCGGCCAGATCAATGAAAACACCGGCGGCGGCCTGTTCCCTGATCTGGAAAGCGACAGCGCGTTTGGCGGGTTCGTCGGTTACAACTGGCAGCGTGGCAACATGGTGTTTGGTGCGGAACTGGCCTACACCAGCTTCAACACGCCCTATGTCGGCTTTCCGAACTCGCTGCAGGAAAACGCTCTCGAGCTGCGCGCCCGCGCCGGTTATGCGTTTGACCGTGTGATGGTGTACGGCTTTGTCGGCGCTGCGCGCTCGACGCTGACCGACGTCGGCGTCGAAGTTCGTCAGACCGGCGTGTCTTACGGTCTGGGGATGCAGGCTCTGGTCACCCAAAGCATGTTCGTTGGCGTAGAACTGGCCCGTCGTGACGTGTCCGGCGACGCCTTGGGCTTCACGGCCGGTTCAGACATCGACACCGTTTCGCTGCGCGCGGGCTTCCAATTCTGA
- a CDS encoding outer membrane protein, protein MTAIRKLILGSAASVTALGFAAGAALASGPVVYNEPEVMVAPMPAPALSWAGLYGGLSYSRVSGGVTDPAGLPDLESDNGFGAFVGYNWQRGGFVFGGELNYTNFDTSFVGFPGTYQRDSLDLRARAGYAFNRVMVYGFVGAARSTIGSGGTDFTQTGPVYGLGVEAMVTSNMSVGLEFARRNVDADVLGTTVESELDTVSLRAAYHF, encoded by the coding sequence ATGACTGCAATTCGCAAACTCATCCTTGGTTCGGCCGCTTCGGTCACCGCTCTCGGCTTCGCTGCTGGTGCCGCTCTGGCCTCGGGCCCGGTCGTGTACAACGAGCCGGAAGTCATGGTTGCCCCGATGCCGGCACCTGCTCTGTCCTGGGCTGGCCTGTACGGCGGTCTGAGCTACTCGCGTGTCAGCGGTGGCGTCACCGATCCCGCCGGTCTGCCGGATCTGGAAAGCGACAACGGCTTCGGCGCTTTCGTTGGTTACAACTGGCAGCGCGGTGGTTTCGTGTTCGGTGGCGAACTGAACTACACCAACTTCGACACCTCGTTCGTTGGCTTCCCGGGCACGTATCAGCGTGATTCGCTCGACCTGCGCGCTCGTGCCGGCTACGCGTTCAACCGCGTCATGGTGTACGGCTTCGTCGGCGCTGCGCGCTCGACCATCGGCAGCGGCGGCACCGACTTCACGCAAACCGGCCCGGTCTACGGTCTGGGCGTTGAAGCGATGGTCACCAGCAACATGTCCGTTGGTCTTGAGTTCGCTCGCCGCAACGTGGACGCGGACGTTCTGGGCACCACGGTCGAATCCGAGCTGGACACCGTGTCGCTGCGCGCTGCCTACCACTTCTGA
- a CDS encoding AMP nucleosidase, producing MKPTRSLPTETAPQAEPRAFTDAAQAVAYLQTLYSQATDFLAASFRTALKDGTPKARYRAYYPELRVTTTTYDQPDSRLAYGYLPEPGTYATSITRPDLFSNYLQQQIDLLLKNHGQPVMVGYSDTPISLHFAMAGRHDVNMSGELTFTLRDVFDVPDLSITNDDIVNGEGVRNADGSVPLAPFTAQRVDYSLARLAHYTATDPEHFQNHVLFTNYQFYVDEFEAYARQALSDPDSGYTAFVAPGNAEITDANAALPVLPRLPQMPTYHLKRAGGQGITLVNIGVGPSNAKTATDHIAVLRPHAWLMVGHCAGLRNSQSLGDFVLAHGYLREDKVLDEDLPLWVPIPALAEIQIALQDAVAEITQLSGYELKKIMRTGTVATVDNRNWELRDQSGPVQRLSQSRAIALDMESATIAANGFRFRVPYGTLLCVSDKPLHGELKLPGMASAFYKTQVARHLLIGVRAMEHLRDMPLDRIHSRKLRSFDETAFL from the coding sequence ATGAAACCCACCCGTTCACTGCCGACCGAAACCGCCCCGCAGGCCGAGCCGCGCGCCTTCACCGATGCCGCGCAGGCCGTCGCCTATCTGCAGACACTCTATTCTCAGGCCACCGATTTCCTTGCCGCCAGCTTCCGCACCGCGTTGAAGGACGGCACGCCCAAGGCCCGCTACCGTGCCTATTATCCAGAGCTGCGCGTCACCACGACGACCTATGACCAGCCCGACAGCCGCCTCGCCTATGGTTACCTGCCCGAGCCCGGCACCTATGCCACCTCGATCACCCGGCCCGATCTGTTCTCGAACTACCTCCAGCAGCAGATCGACCTTTTGCTGAAGAATCACGGCCAGCCGGTGATGGTCGGCTATTCCGACACGCCGATCTCGCTGCATTTTGCCATGGCCGGGCGGCATGATGTGAACATGTCGGGTGAGCTGACCTTCACCCTGCGCGACGTGTTCGACGTGCCGGACCTGTCGATCACCAACGATGACATCGTCAATGGCGAAGGCGTGCGCAACGCCGACGGCTCGGTCCCGCTGGCCCCGTTCACCGCGCAGCGCGTGGATTACTCGCTGGCCCGTCTGGCGCATTATACCGCCACCGACCCCGAGCATTTCCAAAACCACGTGTTGTTCACCAACTACCAGTTCTACGTGGACGAGTTCGAGGCCTATGCGCGCCAAGCCCTGTCCGACCCTGACAGCGGCTACACCGCCTTTGTCGCGCCCGGCAATGCCGAGATCACCGACGCCAACGCCGCCCTGCCCGTCCTGCCGCGCCTGCCGCAGATGCCGACCTACCACCTCAAGCGCGCGGGCGGTCAGGGCATCACGCTGGTCAACATCGGCGTCGGCCCGTCCAACGCTAAAACCGCCACCGACCACATCGCCGTCTTGCGCCCGCATGCCTGGCTGATGGTCGGGCATTGCGCGGGGCTGCGCAACTCGCAAAGCCTTGGGGATTTCGTGCTGGCGCATGGCTACCTGCGCGAAGACAAGGTGCTGGACGAGGATCTGCCGCTCTGGGTGCCGATCCCGGCGCTGGCCGAAATCCAGATCGCCCTGCAGGACGCCGTGGCCGAGATCACCCAGCTGTCGGGCTACGAGCTGAAAAAGATCATGCGCACCGGCACCGTCGCCACCGTCGACAACCGCAACTGGGAGCTGCGCGACCAGTCCGGCCCGGTGCAACGCCTGTCCCAGTCCCGCGCCATCGCGCTGGACATGGAATCGGCCACCATCGCCGCCAACGGCTTTCGCTTCCGCGTGCCCTACGGCACCTTGCTTTGCGTGTCGGACAAACCGCTGCACGGCGAGCTGAAGCTGCCCGGCATGGCCTCGGCCTTCTACAAGACGCAGGTCGCCCGTCACCTGCTGATCGGCGTGCGCGCCATGGAGCATCTGCGCGACATGCCGCTGGACCGCATCCACAGCCGCAAACTGCGCAGCTTTGATGAGACGGCGTTCCTGTAG
- a CDS encoding phosphotransferase family protein has product MFTTLPALKTTDAFDAWRHDRGNWEDLARRIARAAGFSGRDLTVFGDSTNLVLDVDGAAILKIFPPLYYPQFLSERAALHRLAGQLSVAIPRIIAADEQHGWSWLVMTKLDGVVGSAIWPQLSDPERALILHDVGRVMAEVHALPPDALSQIGTPWPAFIRAQVNGCVALHRAQGLAAPLLDDLATLAPQAVTLIPLQEPPVILTSDWIPQNFLLSAQSGDWRLCALIDFGDVRTGWWEYDLLAPSALMCDGNPALVQSLFDGYGTAAADNAMRRRLLILMALHHASDFRILTIPDWESRIASLYDLEQVIWPGA; this is encoded by the coding sequence GTGTTCACGACGCTCCCGGCCCTGAAAACCACCGACGCCTTCGACGCGTGGCGGCACGATCGCGGCAACTGGGAAGACCTCGCCCGGAGAATCGCGCGCGCGGCGGGGTTCTCAGGGCGGGATCTGACCGTCTTTGGCGACAGCACCAATCTGGTGTTAGATGTCGACGGCGCGGCAATCCTCAAGATCTTTCCGCCGCTCTATTACCCCCAGTTCCTCAGCGAACGCGCCGCGCTGCACCGGTTGGCCGGGCAGCTGTCTGTCGCCATCCCCCGGATCATTGCCGCCGATGAGCAACACGGGTGGTCATGGCTGGTGATGACCAAGCTGGACGGGGTCGTCGGTTCGGCCATCTGGCCGCAGCTCTCGGACCCCGAGCGCGCCCTCATCCTGCATGACGTCGGCCGCGTGATGGCCGAGGTTCACGCCCTCCCGCCCGACGCTCTCAGCCAGATCGGCACGCCCTGGCCTGCCTTCATCCGGGCGCAGGTCAACGGTTGCGTTGCGCTTCACCGGGCGCAGGGTCTGGCCGCGCCGCTGCTGGACGACCTTGCCACCCTCGCGCCTCAGGCCGTCACCCTGATCCCGCTGCAAGAACCGCCTGTCATCCTGACCAGCGACTGGATTCCGCAGAATTTCCTGTTGTCAGCCCAGTCCGGCGACTGGCGGCTGTGTGCGCTGATCGACTTTGGCGATGTCAGGACCGGCTGGTGGGAATACGACCTTCTCGCGCCCAGCGCCCTGATGTGTGATGGCAACCCCGCTCTGGTGCAAAGCCTGTTTGACGGCTACGGCACCGCCGCCGCTGACAACGCGATGCGGCGACGGTTGCTGATCCTCATGGCGCTGCATCATGCAAGCGACTTTCGCATCCTGACGATCCCCGACTGGGAGAGCCGAATCGCCAGTCTTTACGACCTTGAACAGGTGATCTGGCCCGGCGCCTGA
- a CDS encoding GNAT family N-acetyltransferase: protein MDPAEADQLGTVFFDAVRQGAAGFYDADQRRAWAPRVPAGPDWARRLTGQQTLVARVAGKPVGFMTLDAQGYIDLAFVAPAHQRQGVGGRLYARLEGLAQEAGLERLHTQASHLVRGLFEQQGWSVLREQQSDRAGVTLTNFVMEKRLSGAA, encoded by the coding sequence ATGGATCCTGCCGAGGCGGATCAGCTGGGCACTGTCTTTTTTGACGCGGTGCGTCAGGGGGCGGCGGGGTTCTATGATGCCGATCAGCGACGCGCCTGGGCCCCGCGTGTGCCTGCGGGGCCTGACTGGGCGCGTCGGTTAACCGGGCAGCAGACGCTGGTGGCGCGGGTGGCGGGCAAGCCGGTGGGCTTCATGACGCTGGACGCGCAGGGCTATATCGACCTTGCCTTCGTGGCGCCTGCGCACCAGCGGCAGGGCGTTGGCGGGCGGCTTTACGCGCGGCTCGAGGGCTTGGCGCAGGAGGCCGGGCTGGAGCGGCTGCATACGCAGGCCAGCCATCTGGTGCGCGGGCTGTTCGAGCAGCAGGGCTGGAGCGTGCTGCGTGAACAGCAGAGCGACCGGGCGGGGGTGACGCTGACCAATTTCGTGATGGAGAAGCGGCTTTCCGGCGCCGCGTGA
- the argC gene encoding N-acetyl-gamma-glutamyl-phosphate reductase, translating to MSIRVGIVGISGFGGGEAMRLIAGHPAFELVYAAGEGSAGRRLVELFPGVPPRLAGLVVQKWDPEALPELDVLFASLPTGSSAEGLARVPAGVKIVDIGGDHRYVDGWAYGLADVWPEQMAGQTRVANPGCFPVATLNALAPLLAGKLIEPGNIIIDAKTGISGAGRGGADSRFSYAGSNENLQPYGLLKHTHMPEMATTIERLSGGKADGLVFTPHLVPMTRGVLVTIYARGQTTTEQCLDTARQFYADRAFVRVTDQPPQTKWATGSNLSFVSYAADPARDLVIAMGVVDNLGKGAAGQAVQNANLICGLPETAGLEGAPVWP from the coding sequence ATGAGCATTCGCGTCGGCATTGTCGGGATCAGCGGATTTGGCGGCGGCGAGGCGATGCGATTGATCGCAGGCCATCCGGCGTTCGAGCTGGTTTATGCGGCGGGTGAGGGCAGTGCGGGCCGTCGGCTGGTCGAACTTTTCCCCGGTGTGCCGCCCCGGCTGGCCGGGCTGGTTGTCCAGAAATGGGATCCTGAGGCGCTGCCGGAACTGGACGTGTTGTTTGCGTCGCTGCCGACAGGGTCGTCGGCCGAGGGGCTGGCACGGGTGCCGGCGGGGGTGAAGATCGTCGATATCGGCGGGGATCACCGCTATGTCGACGGCTGGGCTTACGGGCTGGCCGATGTCTGGCCCGAGCAGATGGCGGGGCAGACCCGTGTGGCCAATCCCGGTTGCTTTCCGGTCGCAACGCTGAACGCTTTGGCGCCGTTGCTGGCGGGCAAGCTGATCGAGCCGGGCAATATCATCATCGACGCCAAGACCGGGATTTCGGGTGCCGGGCGGGGTGGGGCGGACAGCCGGTTCAGCTATGCGGGCAGCAATGAGAATTTGCAGCCCTACGGGTTGCTCAAGCACACCCACATGCCCGAGATGGCGACGACGATCGAACGGTTGAGCGGTGGCAAGGCCGACGGGCTTGTGTTCACGCCGCATCTGGTGCCGATGACGCGCGGCGTGCTGGTGACGATCTATGCGCGCGGTCAGACGACGACCGAGCAGTGTCTCGACACGGCGCGGCAGTTCTATGCGGACCGGGCCTTCGTGCGGGTGACGGATCAGCCGCCGCAGACGAAATGGGCCACGGGTTCGAACCTGTCGTTCGTGAGCTACGCCGCCGATCCCGCGCGCGATCTGGTGATTGCGATGGGGGTGGTCGACAATCTGGGCAAGGGCGCGGCGGGGCAGGCGGTGCAGAACGCCAACCTGATCTGCGGCCTGCCCGAAACCGCCGGGCTGGAGGGCGCGCCGGTCTGGCCGTGA
- a CDS encoding HU family DNA-binding protein produces the protein MNKPMTKTQLVAALAEQMGADKKTATAALDGIAAIVATEVSAGGAVTLPGIGKVACRARPEREVRNPATGETLTKAADRAVKVTVAKALKDAVA, from the coding sequence ATGAACAAACCGATGACCAAGACCCAGCTCGTAGCCGCCCTCGCCGAGCAGATGGGCGCCGACAAGAAAACCGCCACCGCCGCGCTGGACGGCATCGCGGCCATCGTCGCGACCGAAGTTTCCGCTGGCGGCGCTGTCACCCTGCCCGGCATCGGCAAAGTCGCCTGCCGCGCCCGCCCTGAGCGCGAAGTGCGCAACCCGGCCACCGGTGAGACCCTGACCAAAGCCGCCGACCGCGCGGTCAAGGTCACCGTCGCCAAGGCACTGAAAGACGCCGTGGCCTGA
- a CDS encoding ParB/RepB/Spo0J family partition protein encodes MDLQHLPRSDILADALLRDRLTCDPEALAALQASIASEGLRQPVEVFPITGDTPWGLLAGHRRLQCLDALNRLTPGSWDTIPCVIRKPADIPLAMALMVSENEMRAQISPWEKGALLCEAVEFGLFDSIDTATDALYPTLTRQARSRLRGFGRVVEVLGDLMTHPHTLSSARVDRLAVAIRAGLGEIMVEALHPVGRASADRQWRALLPAISEAILLPEDPDAAPPPATPEPPAPAACSA; translated from the coding sequence ATGGACCTCCAGCACCTGCCCCGCAGCGATATCCTCGCCGACGCCCTGCTGCGCGACCGCCTCACCTGTGACCCCGAGGCCCTCGCCGCCCTGCAGGCCTCCATCGCCAGCGAAGGCCTGCGCCAACCGGTCGAGGTCTTCCCGATCACCGGCGACACCCCCTGGGGCCTGCTCGCCGGGCACCGCCGCCTTCAATGCCTTGATGCGCTCAACCGCCTGACCCCCGGCAGCTGGGACACCATCCCCTGCGTCATCCGCAAGCCCGCCGATATTCCGCTGGCCATGGCCCTGATGGTCTCTGAAAACGAGATGCGCGCGCAGATTTCCCCCTGGGAAAAAGGCGCGCTGCTCTGCGAGGCCGTCGAGTTCGGTCTCTTCGATAGCATCGACACCGCCACCGACGCGCTCTACCCCACGCTCACCCGACAGGCCCGCTCGCGCCTGCGCGGCTTTGGTCGCGTGGTCGAGGTGCTGGGCGATCTGATGACCCATCCGCACACGCTGTCCTCGGCGCGCGTGGACCGGCTCGCCGTCGCCATCCGCGCCGGTCTGGGCGAGATCATGGTCGAAGCCCTCCACCCCGTTGGCCGCGCCTCGGCGGATCGCCAGTGGCGCGCCCTGCTGCCCGCGATTTCCGAGGCCATCCTGCTCCCCGAAGACCCCGACGCCGCGCCACCACCCGCTACACCCGAGCCCCCCGCCCCCGCCGCCTGCTCCGCCTGA
- a CDS encoding DMT family transporter — protein sequence MDFKALLMGLAFAFMWSSAFTSARMIVVDAPPLLSLSARFLVSGLIGVALARLMGETWRLTRAQWRATIIFGICQNGAYLGLNFIAMQWIEASAAAIIASTLPLMVALAGFVFFGDRLKPLAIAGLVAGFGGVILIMGARLGSGLDPLGTALCVLAAMALTVATLALRGASSGGNVMMVVGLQMLIGSVVLIGPSLAFETLSVTLTPRLILAFLYTTLVPGLAATWVWFKLVQRIGTVRGATFHFLNPFFGVAIAAALLGETLGVVDIIGVAIIMAGILAVQLSKAPPAR from the coding sequence ATGGATTTCAAAGCCCTCCTGATGGGTCTCGCCTTCGCCTTCATGTGGAGCTCGGCCTTCACCTCGGCCCGCATGATCGTCGTCGACGCCCCGCCGCTCCTGTCCCTCTCGGCCCGCTTCCTTGTTTCCGGCCTGATCGGCGTCGCCCTTGCCCGCCTGATGGGCGAGACGTGGCGGCTGACCCGCGCCCAGTGGCGCGCCACGATCATCTTCGGGATCTGCCAGAACGGCGCCTATCTCGGCCTCAACTTCATCGCCATGCAGTGGATCGAGGCCTCGGCCGCCGCGATCATCGCCTCGACCCTGCCGCTGATGGTCGCGCTGGCCGGCTTCGTGTTTTTCGGCGACCGCCTGAAACCCCTCGCCATCGCCGGGCTGGTCGCCGGGTTTGGCGGCGTCATCCTGATCATGGGCGCGCGGCTGGGAAGCGGGCTGGACCCGCTCGGCACCGCCCTCTGCGTGCTCGCCGCGATGGCCCTCACCGTCGCCACCCTCGCCCTGCGCGGCGCGTCATCCGGCGGCAACGTGATGATGGTCGTCGGGCTGCAGATGCTGATCGGCTCTGTCGTTCTGATCGGCCCCTCGCTGGCCTTCGAGACGCTCTCGGTCACCCTGACCCCCCGCCTGATCCTCGCCTTCCTCTACACCACCCTCGTCCCCGGCCTTGCCGCGACATGGGTCTGGTTCAAACTGGTGCAACGCATCGGCACCGTACGCGGCGCGACCTTTCATTTCCTCAACCCGTTCTTTGGCGTCGCCATCGCCGCCGCCCTGCTGGGTGAAACGCTGGGCGTGGTCGACATCATCGGCGTCGCGATCATCATGGCCGGAATTCTGGCGGTCCAGCTTTCCAAGGCCCCACCCGCGCGCTAG